The following proteins are co-located in the Lentibacillus sp. JNUCC-1 genome:
- the cydD gene encoding thiol reductant ABC exporter subunit CydD → MTQTRTRGLPRYKGSRLLHGSLTLLTLIEVAAIIAQAIFLARAVTFLFQGTPVSDIWSEIGLFLVAFISRYMTTHAQTMLAQRYAADTARRLRTQLVQRYFTRELYFIQQKGVGHLTTLMMDGVDHVKAYLEIISMRMIKTMIVPAVIVVYVWTIDVSSAVILVVTVPVVIMFMILLGKAAQAMADKQYDTYKRLSNHFIDSLKGLETLVYLGQSKKHAERIDQVNTDYRKATMRTLKVAFLSSFALDFFTSLSIAFVAVGLGLRLIDGHIDLLPALTILVLAPEYYSPIKQVGKDYHATLDGQVAMGEINAVLAEQENENNQERVLVVQNNRTFPALSFDNVSLRLNDKPVLSRLTFAMPKGWIGLVGPSGSGKSSFINVLAGRLLPVSGAIKLDDEHVSGLNIREWYDLMAYIPQTPYIFPLSLADNVRFYAPEASDDDIKQVIDHIGLRQFVNTLPHGIDEPIGEGGRMLSGGQEQRIAIARALLSDKPVILLDEPTAHLDIETEYEIKQVMREVFRDRQVILATHRLHWMNDMDYIYMLKEGMIAEEGTHNELAARDGAYTQFIQRRGETGL, encoded by the coding sequence ATGACACAAACACGTACAAGAGGATTACCTCGTTATAAAGGGTCCAGGCTGCTGCACGGATCTTTAACTCTGCTGACGCTCATTGAGGTGGCTGCCATTATTGCCCAGGCTATTTTCCTGGCCCGGGCAGTCACCTTCTTGTTTCAAGGTACGCCCGTTTCAGACATTTGGTCAGAGATTGGGTTATTTTTGGTCGCTTTTATTTCTCGTTACATGACGACACATGCTCAAACAATGCTTGCCCAGCGCTATGCTGCTGACACAGCCCGAAGACTGCGCACTCAGCTTGTGCAACGCTATTTTACAAGAGAGCTCTATTTTATTCAGCAAAAAGGTGTTGGCCATCTTACGACCTTAATGATGGACGGTGTTGATCACGTAAAAGCGTACTTGGAAATAATCAGTATGCGCATGATAAAAACAATGATTGTGCCTGCTGTTATTGTGGTCTATGTATGGACCATAGATGTATCTTCTGCTGTAATTTTGGTGGTGACTGTTCCTGTTGTCATTATGTTTATGATTCTACTTGGCAAGGCAGCACAGGCTATGGCGGATAAACAATATGACACATACAAGCGGTTGAGCAATCACTTTATTGACTCACTAAAAGGACTGGAAACACTTGTGTATCTAGGGCAGAGCAAGAAGCATGCAGAAAGAATTGATCAAGTCAATACAGATTACCGGAAAGCCACTATGCGGACGTTAAAAGTTGCCTTTCTTTCCTCATTTGCTCTGGATTTTTTCACAAGTTTATCAATCGCATTTGTTGCAGTAGGTCTTGGACTTCGATTGATTGATGGACATATAGACTTGCTGCCTGCTTTGACGATCCTTGTTTTGGCACCGGAGTATTACTCTCCTATAAAACAGGTGGGGAAAGATTATCATGCAACACTTGACGGACAAGTTGCTATGGGAGAAATTAATGCTGTGCTTGCAGAACAAGAAAATGAAAACAACCAGGAAAGGGTTTTGGTTGTTCAAAATAACCGGACATTTCCTGCATTGTCTTTTGACAATGTGTCACTAAGGCTCAACGATAAGCCTGTTTTAAGCAGACTAACGTTTGCCATGCCAAAAGGGTGGATAGGGTTGGTTGGACCCAGCGGATCCGGGAAATCCAGTTTCATTAACGTTCTGGCAGGGAGACTCCTGCCTGTATCTGGAGCGATTAAGTTGGATGATGAGCATGTATCAGGCTTGAATATCAGAGAATGGTATGATCTGATGGCCTACATCCCCCAGACACCTTACATTTTTCCACTGTCTTTAGCCGATAATGTTCGGTTTTATGCGCCGGAAGCATCTGATGATGACATTAAACAAGTGATTGATCACATTGGGTTAAGACAATTTGTTAATACACTGCCTCACGGGATTGATGAACCAATCGGTGAGGGCGGGAGAATGTTAAGCGGAGGACAGGAACAACGTATTGCCATTGCCCGTGCGCTTTTGTCTGATAAACCTGTTATTTTGTTGGATGAGCCAACAGCTCATCTTGATATTGAAACAGAATATGAAATTAAACAGGTGATGCGAGAGGTGTTCCGCGACCGGCAAGTCATACTTGCGACCCACCGGCTGCATTGGATGAATGATATGGATTATATTTATATGCTGAAGGAAGGTATGATTGCAGAAGAGGGGACACACAACGAACTGGCTGCAAGAGATGGTGCCTATACTCAATTTATTCAGCGAAGAGGTGAAACCGGCCTATGA
- the cydB gene encoding cytochrome d ubiquinol oxidase subunit II: protein MKEVKVMSLPEFWFLVITILFVGFFVLEGFDFGVGMIARFLGKDDTEKRVYINTIGPFWDANEVWLITAGGAMFAAFPHWYATMFSGFYIPLVFMLLALIVRGVSFEFRGKVENPKWKHTWDWALTIGSFLPPILWGVVLANFMTGMPIDENKEMVGGFLQFLHPFALLGGVMLLMLFLVHGLQFISIRTEGELNDRAKAFSRKVAPVALILFLAFIVVGYFVSDVFTYHGQTFMTIPILAFIALYWGLSSKAQAGERTRFALTTVSIILLTGSIFLGMFPRIMISSISDAYSLTVENASSGPYTLKIMSYFSIALSPFVLGYQAWSYYIFRKRLKKEDELEY, encoded by the coding sequence ATGAAGGAGGTAAAAGTCATGTCTCTTCCTGAGTTTTGGTTCCTGGTAATCACAATCTTATTTGTCGGGTTCTTTGTTTTAGAAGGATTTGACTTTGGTGTTGGCATGATCGCCCGCTTTTTGGGGAAAGATGATACAGAAAAACGCGTTTATATTAACACGATTGGACCGTTTTGGGATGCAAATGAAGTTTGGCTAATTACAGCTGGCGGTGCTATGTTTGCAGCATTTCCTCACTGGTATGCGACAATGTTCAGCGGGTTCTATATACCGTTGGTGTTTATGCTACTCGCGCTGATCGTTCGCGGAGTATCATTTGAATTCCGGGGCAAAGTTGAAAATCCGAAGTGGAAGCATACTTGGGATTGGGCACTGACAATTGGAAGCTTTCTTCCCCCTATATTATGGGGTGTAGTCCTGGCCAACTTTATGACCGGTATGCCGATTGACGAAAACAAGGAAATGGTCGGTGGCTTTCTGCAATTTCTACATCCATTTGCTCTTCTAGGCGGTGTGATGCTGCTGATGCTTTTTCTTGTGCATGGGCTGCAGTTTATTTCTATTCGAACAGAAGGAGAATTGAACGACAGGGCGAAAGCGTTTAGCAGAAAAGTTGCCCCTGTTGCATTGATTCTGTTCCTGGCCTTTATCGTGGTTGGGTATTTTGTCTCAGACGTCTTTACTTACCATGGGCAAACCTTTATGACGATTCCAATACTCGCCTTCATTGCTTTGTACTGGGGGCTGAGCAGCAAGGCACAAGCTGGAGAACGGACGCGTTTTGCTCTTACAACCGTATCCATTATTCTTTTAACAGGCAGTATCTTTCTGGGGATGTTTCCGAGAATTATGATCAGCTCAATCTCGGATGCGTATAGTTTGACCGTTGAAAATGCGTCATCAGGTCCCTACACATTGAAGATCATGAGTTATTTCTCGATTGCATTATCACCGTTTGTTCTCGGGTATCAGGCTTGGAGTTATTATATTTTCAGGAAACGACTGAAAAAAGAAGATGAGTTGGAATACTAA
- a CDS encoding cytochrome ubiquinol oxidase subunit I → MDPLVIARLQFASTTIFHYFFVPVSIGLAFTIAIMQTLYVFKKKDVYRKMTKFWSVLFLINFAVGVVTGIFQEFQFGMNWSTYSRFVGDVFGPSLAIEGLLAFFLESTFIAVWVFGWNRLPKKVHLASIWLVAIGTILSAFWILSANSFMQNPVGFEIAGERAQMNNFAAILTNPHLWAQFPHVLVTSLVTGGFVIASISAWKLLRKQDVEMFKRSFRVSIIVATSAAFLMMFTGHWQAQYLVESQPMKMAAAEALWENSGDPAPFTVYASINTEENMNDYELQIPYMLSFLSYNKFSGSLEGLNQLQADYEEKYGPGDYIPSVPTVFWAFRIMTGSGGLLLLLGLYGGYVSRRNKTPKASLYLKIMPFAMALPFVANTAGWIMTEMGRQPWVVFGMMKTEDAVSPSVTANEMLFSLVTFTLIYAILAALTVYLFSRHIKKPVFVEEEAESNQDPFGTDEGGKSHVSS, encoded by the coding sequence ATGGATCCTTTGGTTATTGCTCGGTTACAATTTGCATCGACGACGATCTTTCACTATTTCTTTGTGCCAGTTTCGATTGGCTTGGCGTTCACGATTGCAATTATGCAGACGTTGTATGTGTTTAAAAAGAAAGATGTTTACCGCAAGATGACAAAATTCTGGTCTGTTTTATTTCTGATTAACTTCGCGGTTGGGGTTGTCACTGGTATTTTTCAAGAGTTCCAGTTTGGCATGAACTGGTCAACGTATTCCCGTTTTGTCGGGGATGTGTTTGGACCATCACTCGCTATTGAAGGGTTATTGGCTTTCTTTCTTGAATCAACCTTTATTGCTGTATGGGTCTTTGGCTGGAATCGACTGCCTAAGAAAGTACACTTGGCCTCGATTTGGCTCGTGGCTATCGGAACAATCTTGTCAGCCTTCTGGATTTTATCGGCGAACTCGTTTATGCAGAATCCGGTTGGGTTTGAAATTGCTGGAGAGAGAGCACAGATGAACAACTTTGCAGCTATTTTAACGAACCCCCATCTATGGGCGCAGTTCCCGCACGTACTTGTTACTTCGCTCGTTACAGGCGGTTTTGTCATTGCGAGTATCAGTGCATGGAAACTGCTGAGGAAACAGGATGTGGAAATGTTTAAGCGTTCTTTCCGTGTTTCGATTATCGTTGCCACTTCAGCAGCATTTTTAATGATGTTTACAGGACACTGGCAAGCTCAGTATCTCGTAGAATCTCAACCTATGAAAATGGCTGCTGCTGAAGCTTTATGGGAAAACAGTGGAGATCCTGCACCTTTTACTGTATATGCATCCATTAACACTGAAGAAAACATGAACGATTATGAGCTGCAAATTCCCTACATGCTGAGCTTTTTGTCTTACAATAAATTTAGTGGATCTCTCGAGGGGCTAAATCAGCTGCAAGCAGATTATGAAGAGAAGTATGGTCCTGGTGACTATATCCCCTCTGTTCCGACGGTTTTCTGGGCTTTTCGCATAATGACAGGGTCTGGCGGTCTGCTGCTGCTCCTTGGTTTATATGGAGGTTATGTATCACGAAGAAACAAAACACCAAAAGCGAGCCTTTATTTGAAAATCATGCCTTTTGCTATGGCTCTTCCATTTGTAGCTAACACTGCAGGGTGGATTATGACAGAAATGGGGCGTCAGCCTTGGGTTGTCTTTGGCATGATGAAGACAGAAGATGCTGTTTCACCTTCTGTAACAGCGAATGAAATGTTGTTCTCGTTGGTTACATTTACCTTAATTTATGCGATTCTTGCAGCGTTGACGGTTTACTTGTTCAGCCGTCATATTAAAAAGCCAGTGTTTGTAGAAGAAGAAGCAGAAAGTAATCAAGACCCATTTGGTACTGATGAAGGAGGTAAAAGTCATGTCTCTTCCTGA
- a CDS encoding BCCT family transporter — MANKQSNTAKRRLIDHRIFLPSLVVVVAISMLFAMYEDTSLELLNNVFDSIVNHFKWGYIWYTIILVAAGLYLSFSKYGNVVLGDPTEKPRFTLFEYASILIAMGLGSTIMRTGMLQWASVANDPPFGVEAGSTQALMWGNAYGMFMWSFQVFAIFVMAAPAMGYVLHVRKKPFMRISEACRVLFGDKFTDGIGGKVLDIIFLISILTGAAVTLGLGAPIVTYNVAELLNTEITFTLTLIVTLVWVGLFSVSAYLGIEKGIKRLSTLNMYLAAAFALFVMVIGPGIFILDYFTDTVGFLFSNYTDLAFYTNSLDLKGSTHIESHIVFWFAYSATWAMLHSVFAAKISRGRTIKEMILTYLLAPTMISWVATGVLGGLGVNRYLTGELDVLDIVKNQDRMQAIPDILSTLPLSTFVIIVFVIIATIFLTTTLDSTTYTIASYTGTENMSKAEPSKYLRILVAGVITALALVLMRIGGLAPLEVLSGLMGIPIIVVQFLTIYAAKKMMDEDKAWITQVRDHKRSSSRQRQYNRKQS, encoded by the coding sequence ATGGCAAATAAGCAGTCAAATACAGCAAAACGACGACTAATTGATCACAGAATCTTTTTGCCCTCACTGGTTGTAGTTGTAGCGATCAGTATGTTATTTGCGATGTACGAAGATACCTCTCTTGAATTGTTGAACAATGTATTCGATTCTATTGTTAATCACTTCAAATGGGGTTATATCTGGTATACGATCATTCTGGTGGCAGCAGGACTTTACCTTTCTTTTTCTAAATATGGAAATGTCGTTCTCGGTGACCCTACCGAGAAACCCAGATTTACCTTATTTGAATATGCTTCTATATTAATTGCCATGGGTTTGGGTTCTACAATCATGCGAACTGGAATGCTTCAATGGGCATCTGTAGCAAATGACCCTCCATTTGGAGTGGAGGCAGGGTCAACTCAAGCCTTGATGTGGGGAAACGCTTACGGCATGTTTATGTGGAGTTTTCAGGTGTTCGCCATATTTGTGATGGCCGCACCAGCAATGGGATATGTATTGCATGTTCGAAAAAAACCTTTTATGCGGATTTCTGAAGCATGCCGTGTTCTCTTCGGAGATAAATTCACGGATGGAATTGGCGGTAAAGTACTTGATATTATCTTTCTTATTAGTATTTTAACCGGCGCTGCAGTTACCCTTGGTCTGGGAGCACCGATTGTCACTTACAACGTAGCTGAGTTACTCAATACAGAAATCACATTTACTCTTACGTTGATTGTGACACTTGTCTGGGTTGGTCTTTTCTCAGTTAGTGCGTACCTTGGTATTGAAAAAGGTATTAAACGACTGAGTACGCTTAATATGTATTTAGCAGCGGCCTTTGCCTTGTTCGTGATGGTAATTGGCCCGGGAATTTTCATACTGGACTATTTTACTGACACGGTCGGCTTTCTGTTTTCTAACTATACAGATCTTGCTTTCTATACGAACTCGCTTGATTTAAAAGGTTCGACTCATATTGAAAGCCATATCGTTTTTTGGTTTGCTTATAGTGCAACTTGGGCAATGCTTCATAGTGTGTTCGCCGCTAAAATTTCCCGTGGCCGTACGATCAAGGAAATGATTTTGACCTATTTGCTGGCTCCGACTATGATATCCTGGGTAGCGACCGGCGTGCTTGGAGGACTTGGAGTTAACCGTTATTTGACAGGCGAACTAGACGTTCTTGATATTGTTAAAAATCAAGATAGAATGCAAGCTATTCCCGATATCCTGTCAACACTGCCGCTATCAACCTTTGTGATTATTGTGTTTGTAATTATTGCAACCATCTTTTTAACAACAACACTTGATTCGACGACATATACAATCGCATCCTATACAGGTACCGAAAATATGAGTAAAGCAGAACCCTCAAAGTACTTGCGCATCCTTGTAGCAGGCGTTATTACAGCACTTGCACTCGTACTAATGCGGATTGGAGGTCTGGCCCCACTTGAGGTGCTGTCGGGACTCATGGGTATCCCGATTATCGTCGTTCAATTTCTGACAATTTATGCTGCTAAAAAAATGATGGATGAAGACAAAGCTTGGATCACACAAGTTCGCGATCATAAAAGAAGCTCATCACGCCAAAGACAGTACAACAGAAAACAATCATAA
- a CDS encoding Hsp20/alpha crystallin family protein, which translates to MYRPISAIYGGQPEYTSESHITPLNNQNVHLDVFETDHDVIVEGFVPGETRKEFIAYSVNHKTLQVSLPAEQYTQSTPNGNSQMINVRVRLPSLINEDSSQLYYEDGRIKFKLPKRYPKYKLYLVALLNIFK; encoded by the coding sequence ATGTATAGGCCGATAAGCGCTATTTACGGTGGGCAACCTGAATATACCAGCGAATCTCATATAACCCCTTTGAATAACCAGAACGTTCATTTGGATGTGTTTGAAACAGATCATGATGTCATTGTAGAAGGATTTGTGCCGGGGGAGACGCGGAAAGAATTCATCGCCTACAGTGTCAATCACAAAACGCTCCAAGTCAGTTTACCAGCTGAACAATACACACAATCTACTCCTAACGGAAATTCACAGATGATCAATGTACGTGTTCGACTGCCCTCGCTAATAAATGAAGATTCGAGTCAACTTTACTATGAGGATGGAAGGATAAAGTTCAAACTGCCTAAACGTTACCCGAAGTATAAACTATATCTCGTTGCGTTATTGAATATCTTTAAATAA
- a CDS encoding GNAT family N-acetyltransferase codes for MTQYIRTLNEKDYSHIANMQTGINDDYVLRVFPELLERGDTIYGLFADDQLACIGGFSVIAGSYAMLGRLRSDTRFRGYGYATTLMKYITTEAFKNPRINWVGANTEENNLPARRVLEKIGLTPIISLYGATTKEPGLLKGKCDIWTKIDDTNRKQAWLESVFTQPKTVFPYECYYPLPATPHLFEPDTIKDWVFYENAAQTRMVILKPDRKKHQYLHVVYPWSDFSIQEGLWETIESEYKTLKHKTSERETLVWIDLTEYDVSLLPWAHPFTLKSPWILHGITRDSQKYLTELTEASTHAEQTSSY; via the coding sequence ATGACACAATATATTCGCACATTGAATGAAAAAGACTATTCACACATCGCAAACATGCAAACAGGGATCAATGACGATTACGTTCTGCGAGTGTTTCCAGAGTTGCTTGAACGAGGGGATACTATATACGGCCTGTTTGCCGACGACCAATTAGCCTGTATCGGCGGATTTTCTGTTATTGCAGGATCGTACGCCATGCTCGGACGATTGCGTAGTGATACGCGTTTTAGAGGATATGGCTATGCGACAACTTTAATGAAATATATCACCACGGAAGCTTTTAAAAACCCGCGAATTAATTGGGTCGGTGCTAACACAGAAGAAAATAATTTACCTGCAAGACGCGTGCTGGAAAAGATCGGATTAACACCGATCATCAGTCTTTACGGAGCGACAACAAAAGAGCCCGGCTTACTGAAGGGAAAATGTGACATATGGACAAAAATCGACGATACAAATCGGAAGCAGGCCTGGCTTGAAAGTGTGTTCACTCAACCTAAAACAGTGTTTCCCTACGAATGCTATTATCCCCTGCCGGCAACCCCACATCTTTTTGAACCAGACACCATAAAGGATTGGGTGTTTTATGAGAATGCAGCACAAACACGTATGGTGATTTTAAAACCGGACAGAAAGAAGCATCAATATCTACATGTCGTCTATCCTTGGTCTGACTTTTCAATTCAGGAAGGACTTTGGGAAACAATTGAAAGTGAATATAAGACACTGAAGCACAAAACATCCGAGAGGGAAACACTGGTGTGGATTGATTTGACTGAATATGATGTCAGTTTATTGCCATGGGCACATCCTTTCACCCTTAAATCACCATGGATTCTACATGGAATTACCCGAGATTCACAAAAATATTTAACTGAGTTAACGGAGGCATCGACGCATGCTGAACAAACAAGTTCTTATTGA
- a CDS encoding C39 family peptidase: MLNKQVLIEGVPLDYQYPDLPTGCEATATSMLLRWAKIDADKFAVADQLIKGDKVHEIDGKWYGANPDETFVGDPYSDEGSYGVFQKPILRIIEHFLPECSLDLSGRDFTEVLSVLDKGTPVVAWTTLKQRETYYHKSWEDPLGQMIDWYNNEHAVTVVGYDQDFIIVHDPDTGKREFYDRDTFIHNWGSLGKRAVTLHVK; this comes from the coding sequence ATGCTGAACAAACAAGTTCTTATTGAGGGTGTGCCATTGGATTATCAATATCCAGACTTGCCCACCGGATGTGAGGCAACCGCAACCTCAATGCTGTTAAGATGGGCAAAAATTGATGCTGATAAGTTTGCGGTGGCAGATCAACTTATAAAAGGCGATAAAGTACATGAAATAGATGGTAAATGGTATGGTGCGAATCCCGATGAAACTTTTGTGGGAGACCCTTATTCTGACGAAGGAAGTTATGGTGTCTTCCAAAAGCCCATACTCCGTATTATTGAGCATTTCTTGCCCGAATGCAGCCTGGATTTGAGCGGGAGAGATTTCACAGAAGTCCTCTCTGTTTTAGACAAAGGAACACCTGTTGTAGCTTGGACGACACTCAAGCAAAGGGAAACCTATTACCATAAATCATGGGAGGACCCGCTCGGGCAAATGATTGATTGGTACAACAACGAACACGCTGTCACGGTAGTTGGATATGACCAGGACTTCATCATCGTCCATGACCCGGATACAGGAAAACGTGAATTTTATGACAGGGATACATTCATTCATAACTGGGGGTCACTCGGCAAACGTGCTGTCACACTTCATGTTAAATAA
- a CDS encoding MMPL family transporter has translation MLAYVRELVKRVSSKKGVKITLAVWVIALIALTVFAPSAGDYEQNSEEASISGDRPSEIASHLKDQEFPSDDGLTALMVFHRDGGLNDQDKEKLTKLSEWLASDDRPEDIASALPFHEVPEEVQDKMISEDGTTLLFNATFKEGVDSDLVHNTLDKISNKVDSLDMGDVQFEITGPAGIAADTIAMFKNGDFVLMIGTIVLIFIILILIYRSPILAITPLIIAGLVYGVVDRLLGIAGKYELFEVNSSAVSIMLVLLFAVVTDYSLFIFSRYREELEKTESKYESMSKAIYHVSEPIFFSGGTIFLAMLTLFATVFEPYHAFASVFSVSVAVILIAGLTLIPSVFAIMGRKAFWPSIPKANETSKKSRHKFWGGVGHLVKKRSGVIAAVLVVIMGIGIYNVTQIDYSFNQLKSFPEDMSSRKGFELLEEHYPAGELAPVNVIVQSDDTFDNDTDFRDHISSLIQQLESAEQVDSVSPGLSDAMVKGDEELPRDFLAESKRAVKLQLTLSGNPYEPEALDAIEDLRENEGQLLTSSGFSTKSTSLHYSGQTAQQLDVRHMNERDTIVLFAIVIVLIVLVLAFQTRSLLMAGLMVGTILLSFGATLGFSWWMFEHLMGYDSISYRLPVYTFVFMVALGVDYNIMLVSRIREYAKTKVWKDAVEEGVKMTGGVISSAGLILAATFAVLMSQPIQELFLFGFAMAFGILLDTFIVRGFLMPSLLNLTHREK, from the coding sequence ATGTTAGCTTATGTACGAGAGTTGGTTAAGCGGGTTAGCAGCAAAAAAGGTGTGAAAATCACACTGGCGGTATGGGTGATCGCACTCATTGCTTTGACTGTATTTGCTCCATCAGCTGGTGATTATGAACAAAACAGTGAAGAGGCCAGCATTTCAGGAGATCGCCCTTCAGAAATAGCCTCACATTTAAAAGATCAGGAATTCCCCTCAGATGACGGCCTTACCGCGTTGATGGTGTTTCATCGTGACGGGGGCTTGAATGATCAGGATAAAGAAAAATTAACCAAGCTTAGCGAATGGCTGGCTTCAGATGATCGGCCAGAGGACATAGCGAGCGCACTTCCATTTCATGAGGTTCCTGAGGAAGTACAGGATAAAATGATTTCGGAAGATGGCACGACCCTTTTATTTAATGCAACTTTCAAAGAAGGTGTAGACAGTGATCTCGTTCACAATACACTGGATAAAATATCAAACAAGGTGGACAGTCTTGATATGGGGGACGTCCAATTTGAAATAACAGGGCCAGCAGGGATTGCGGCTGATACAATTGCCATGTTTAAAAATGGTGACTTCGTGTTGATGATTGGCACGATTGTGCTGATCTTTATCATCCTCATACTCATTTATCGTTCACCTATTTTGGCCATCACACCATTAATTATTGCAGGTTTGGTATATGGTGTTGTGGATCGACTTTTGGGTATAGCCGGGAAGTATGAACTGTTTGAAGTCAATAGTTCAGCAGTTTCAATTATGCTGGTTCTTCTCTTTGCAGTCGTTACCGATTACAGCTTGTTTATATTTTCCAGGTATCGTGAAGAACTGGAGAAGACAGAATCAAAATACGAATCAATGTCGAAAGCAATCTATCATGTTTCTGAACCGATTTTCTTCAGTGGCGGTACTATTTTCTTAGCCATGTTGACCTTGTTTGCAACGGTATTTGAACCTTATCATGCATTTGCATCAGTGTTTTCGGTCAGTGTAGCCGTCATTCTTATCGCAGGTTTGACATTAATTCCAAGTGTATTTGCCATTATGGGACGGAAAGCATTTTGGCCTTCGATTCCTAAAGCCAATGAAACATCTAAAAAAAGCCGCCATAAATTTTGGGGCGGGGTCGGACATTTGGTTAAAAAACGTTCAGGTGTTATAGCGGCCGTGTTGGTTGTTATTATGGGGATCGGAATTTACAACGTAACACAAATCGATTATTCGTTTAATCAGCTGAAGTCATTCCCGGAAGATATGTCTTCAAGAAAAGGATTTGAATTGCTTGAGGAACATTATCCAGCAGGGGAGCTTGCTCCGGTTAACGTCATTGTGCAATCGGACGATACATTTGACAATGATACGGACTTCAGAGACCATATATCATCCTTAATCCAGCAATTAGAATCTGCAGAACAAGTAGATTCCGTATCGCCAGGATTATCAGATGCTATGGTTAAAGGAGACGAAGAACTTCCGCGGGACTTTCTCGCTGAAAGTAAGCGGGCGGTGAAACTTCAATTAACTCTTAGTGGCAATCCGTATGAACCTGAAGCATTAGATGCAATTGAGGATTTGAGGGAAAATGAAGGGCAATTGCTAACCTCCTCAGGTTTCTCTACAAAGAGTACGAGTCTGCATTACAGCGGACAAACTGCTCAGCAGCTCGATGTTCGACACATGAATGAACGGGATACCATTGTATTGTTTGCCATTGTAATTGTATTAATTGTCTTAGTTCTTGCATTCCAGACGCGATCCTTGCTTATGGCAGGATTGATGGTAGGGACGATTCTTTTGTCCTTTGGAGCGACACTTGGATTCAGTTGGTGGATGTTTGAACACTTGATGGGATACGATTCAATCAGTTATAGACTGCCGGTATATACATTTGTATTTATGGTGGCGCTTGGTGTCGACTACAATATCATGCTTGTGTCAAGAATCCGGGAGTACGCGAAAACGAAAGTTTGGAAAGATGCTGTTGAAGAAGGCGTTAAAATGACAGGTGGGGTTATATCTTCAGCAGGGCTTATACTCGCGGCAACTTTTGCTGTCTTGATGTCACAGCCGATTCAGGAATTGTTCTTATTCGGTTTTGCGATGGCATTCGGTATATTGCTCGATACGTTTATCGTGCGTGGATTCCTCATGCCGTCCTTATTAAATCTGACACACAGGGAAAAATAG
- a CDS encoding S1 domain-containing RNA-binding protein, whose product MSIEIGSKVQGKVTGITNFGAFVELPDGKTGLVHISEVADSFVKDVNDHLTVGDEIEVKVLSEKEGKIALSIKKTVERPERPRKQSQNFRSKGSYKPKESFEDKMAKFLKSSEENLSSLKRNTEGKRGGRGGRRG is encoded by the coding sequence TTGTCAATAGAAATCGGCAGTAAGGTACAAGGAAAAGTAACTGGTATTACCAATTTTGGTGCATTTGTGGAATTGCCTGATGGAAAAACAGGTTTGGTCCATATCAGCGAGGTCGCTGACAGCTTTGTTAAAGATGTGAACGATCACTTGACGGTCGGAGATGAGATCGAAGTTAAAGTCTTAAGTGAAAAAGAAGGTAAGATTGCCCTTTCTATCAAGAAAACCGTTGAGCGCCCTGAACGCCCAAGAAAACAGAGCCAAAACTTCCGCTCCAAAGGATCATATAAACCTAAAGAGAGCTTTGAAGATAAAATGGCAAAGTTTTTAAAATCAAGCGAAGAGAACTTATCATCCCTTAAACGCAACACTGAAGGAAAACGTGGCGGCCGCGGCGGCAGACGAGGTTAA